The window ATCGAACGCGCCTCGCTCGTGTACCTCGCCGTGTCGGCCGCGGCGGGGTCGTGGTCGACACGGGACCAGGAGCCCATGGGGGCCGAGGACGAGCGCGCGTTCCGGGAACGCGTGGCGGCGACCGCACTCGGCATGATCGGGGCCTCCGACGTGACGCCCGCACGGCGCGTCCCGGGTGACCCGTCCGACGAGGTGCGCGACGGCGATGCGGGCCCGACGCCCCTGGACCGCGCGACGTATCTCGCCGATCCGGAGGAGCACTGCCTCACGGGCTTCGGCGGCCGCCCAGCGTGCCGCATCCACATCGTGCCGGAGGTCACCGAATGAGCGAGCGACGCGAGATCACACACGAACTCCTCGCGGAGGCCCTCAGATCATCGGCCGATTCGCCCCTGATCGTCCCTACCGACGAGCAGCGGGCGGTGATCGAGGCCCCGTTCGGGCCGAGTCTCGTGGTCGCGGGCGCCGGGAGCGGCAAGACGCAGACGATGGTGCAGCGCATCGTCTGGCTCATCGCTCGCCACGGCGTCGATCCTGCGTCGATCCTGGGGCTGACCTTCACCCGCAAGGCCGCTGCCGAGTTGCGCGATCGCGTGGATCGCGCGGTGGGCCGACTGCGCGAGGCGGGCCTCGTCGGCGGCACCGATGTCGACCTCCCCGAGGTCGCGACCTACAACGCCTTCGCGAACCGGCTGTTCACGGAGAACGCGCTCGTGGTGGGACAGGAGCCGGACGCGCTGCTCCTCGACGACGCCGGTGCGTTCACGCTCATGCGCGGCATCGTGCTCCGCAGCGACGACGATCGGCTGGCGGCGCTCGATTCGAGCGTGTCGACGATCGTCCGTGGGGCGCTCGATCTCGCACGCGGCATGCGGGAGAACGGCGTCGCACCCGACGACCTCGACGGTGTCGCGGACGCGTTCGACGGATTCCTCGAGCTGCCCGGTCGGGTGGTCAAGGGGCGACCCACGCCGTACCGGGACGTCATCGACGCCCAGGACCGCATGAGCGCGCTTCGCCCGTTCGCCCGGCTCGCCGCGTCCTACGAGGCCGAGAAGCGACGCCGAGGGGTGATCGAGTTCGCCGATCAGGTCGCGGCGGCGGCCGCGGTCGTGGAACGGGCACCCGCCGTCGCCGAGGAGGTGCGTCGACGGGCGGCGCACGTGATCCTCGACGAGTACCAGGACACGTCCGTCGGGCAGACCGGGCTGTTGTCGAGCCTGTTCCGCGGTCACAGCATCATGGCCGTGGGCGATCCGAAACAGTCGATCTACGGCTGGCGGGGCGCGAGCGCGGGGAACATGCGACGGTTCCCGAGCGACTTCGGCGCGCCGGACGGGCCCGTCCCGCCGCGACTGACGCTGTCGGTCAGCTGGCGCAACGACGTCGCCGTACTCGACGCCGCGAACACGATCGCGGCGGGCATCGAGCGACCTGGTGGTGACGGTCCCGTCGACGAGCCGCTCCCGGAGCTCCGGCCCCGCTCGGGCGCCGGGCCGGGCGAGGTGCGGGCGACGTTCACGCAATCGCTCGACGAGGAGGCCGAGGCGATCGCGGGGTGGTTCGCGGACGCGTTCGCCGGGCGGGCCTCGGACGACCGTCCGAGCGGCGCGATCCTGTTCCGGGTGCGGCGGCTCATGCCGCTGTTCGCCGATGCGCTCGCGGCGCGTGGCGTGCCGTGCCGCATCGTGGGGCTCGGCGGGCTCATGTGGCTGCCGGAGATCGTCGACCTCACGTCACTGCTGCGGGTCGCGTCCGATCCGACGGCCGGCTCGGAGCTGATCCGGCTTCTCGTCGGATCGAGGTTCGCCCTGGGGCCGGCCGACGTCGCGGCCCTGCACACCCTCGCCCGCCGCCTGGCGGCGCTCGATTGGCGCATGCGGCGCTACTCGGCGAGCGTGCGGACGGCGGCGCGTGCATCGGTCGCGTCGGACGACGACGAGGCGCTCGGTGACGCACTCGAGTACGTGGCCGCCGCGAGCGACGACGACCCGCTCCTCTCGGGGATCTCGGCCACGGCGCGGACGCGGCTCGTCGAGGCGGCGGTGCTCGTCGACGACGTCCGTTCACGCATCGGGGCGCCGCTCGTCGAACTCGTCGAATTCGCCATCGCACGCTCACGCCTCGACCTGGAGGCGGCCGCGAACCCGTCACGCTCGCGCGGTCGCACCGACCTCGACGCGTTCGTCGACGCGGTCGTCGGCTTCCAGGCGGCCCAGCCGAACGCCGGGCTCGGCGCACTGCTCGACTGGCTCGACCTCGTCGCGGACGACGACGCCCTCGCGAGGTCGACCGACGAACCCGAGCCGGGCACGGTACAGCTCATGACCGTGCACGGCGCGAAGGGACTCGAGTGGGACCTCGTCGCCGTGCCGCGGTGTGTCGCGGGGGAGTTCCCCGCCTCGTCGCGTGAGGGAACCGGCTGGGTCCGGAAGGGCGTGCTGCCGTATCCGCTGCGCGCGGACGCGGCCGACCTGCCACGCTTCGCGCTCGACGGGTACTCGACGCAGAAGGAGGTCGTCGAGGACCTCAAGCGACTGAAGGACGAGGTCGCCGAGCGGCAGGCCGGTGAGGAGCGACGCCTCGCCTATGTCGCCATCACCCGCGCGCGCAGCAGATTGCTCCTGACGGGAAGCTATTGGGTGCCGTCGCGGAAGCGTCCCGGCGCCCCGTCGCCCTATCTCGACGAGCTGCGTGACCGTGGCCTCGTCGGTGCCGCGCCCGAGCGTGTGGCCGACGAGCCGCCGAGTGCCGACGGTGTCGAGCGGGTGCAGTGGCCCCGAGAACCCTTCCGCGACGGCGGCGCCGCGGTGCGGGCGCTCGCGGACGCCGTCGAACGGCATCGGCCCGCGGTCGCGACCAGGGCCGCGCACTCGGCCGAGGACGCGCGAACGGCCGCCGGTGGTGCCGTGTCGAGCTGGCGGGCCGAGCTGGACCTGTTGCTCGCCGAGCGGGCGTCCGCGCGCGACCCGTCGGGGGTCGACCTGCCGCACCGCATCGCGGCGAGCCACTTCAAGGATCTCGTGACGGACCCGGAGCGCACCGCGGACGAGCGTCGGCGGCCCATGCCGCAGCGGCCGTACCGGCAGACGAGGCTCGGAACGATGTTCCACACGTGGGTGGAACACCACTTCGGCGGCGGTGGCGGTGGCGAGCTGCTCGACGGCGGGCTGCTCGACGTCGATCCCGACGACCGCGCGCTGCTCGGCCTCGACGCGGGAACGGCCGCCGACACGGCGGCGCTCGCGAAGCTCCGTGCGGCGTTCGAGCGCACAGCGTGGGCATCGCGCAAGCCGGTCGAGGTGGAGCGAAGCATCGAGGTGCCGCTCGGCGGACACACGCTCGTGTGCAAGCTCGACGCCGTGTTCGAGCGGGCGGACGGCGTGTTCGAGGTCGTGGACTGGAAGACGGGGCGCGCACCCGATGGCGAGGACGCCGCGTGGGAACGACAGCTCCAACTCGCGCTCTACACGCTCGCGTACTCGCGCTACCGGGGGGTCGACGCCCGCCGGATCTCCGCCGTGCTCGTGTACGTCGCCGAGTCCGGCGAGGTCCGGGAGTTCCGGTTCGATCGGGTCTCCGACGAGGCCGAACTGCGCGAACTGCTGGCGCGGGCGTCCGAACGGGTGAGCGCCCACGTGCGCCAGGGTTGATCGGCGCCGGGAGCCGCGAGCGCGGCGCGTCTGGCCGGCAGGGCCTGCGGGACGTGCCCACGCGGTCCGCGACGCTCCGAATCGGTCCGACTCGGCGTGCGTCGGACCCCGCCGGGGTGGATCAGTCCGCGTCGCGGTCGCCGGCGGCGCCGCGCGTCGCGGGCCCTTCCGCGTGATCATCCGCTCCGTCGCCCGAGGCCGCCCGGCGGGCCGGATCACGGCGACGCAGCCCGTTGGCCGCGCCCGGTACCTCGACGAGGCCCGTCCCGGGCCAGGGGGCGACGGGTGACGCGTCGTTCGCGTCGGCGCCCGACGCCGCACCCGTCACGTCGTCGTCGACGCCGATGATGGGACCGGTGACGGACCGCGCGTCGTCGCGCAGGAAGTCGTTCGGGGGCGTGTCGTCGTCCAGGTCGTCGCGCGCCGCGTGATCGAGGTCGATCCCGTCGTCGTCGGGGTGTGCGCCCGGATCGCGGTGATCGATCGACGGCCGGACGCCGGGCTCGGCGACGGGCCCCTGACCGAGCAGCTCCTGGACGCCCTCGAGGTCGAGCACCGGGAGCGTCTCGTGGACGACGGGCCCCGCCTGCGCCTGATTGACGCGATCGACGAGTGCATCGAGCATGCTCTCGGCGTCCGCGACGACCGCGTCGTCACCGCCGTCGACGCCGTAGAGCAGCCACCTGGCGATCTCGAGTTCCGAGTACAGGGCCGCGCGTCGGCGGATCTGCCGGTCGACGCTCGCGCTGCGGGCGTCCGTGTACTCGTCGAGCACGCTCCGCAGGACGCGGG is drawn from Pseudoclavibacter chungangensis and contains these coding sequences:
- a CDS encoding ATP-dependent DNA helicase, translated to MSERREITHELLAEALRSSADSPLIVPTDEQRAVIEAPFGPSLVVAGAGSGKTQTMVQRIVWLIARHGVDPASILGLTFTRKAAAELRDRVDRAVGRLREAGLVGGTDVDLPEVATYNAFANRLFTENALVVGQEPDALLLDDAGAFTLMRGIVLRSDDDRLAALDSSVSTIVRGALDLARGMRENGVAPDDLDGVADAFDGFLELPGRVVKGRPTPYRDVIDAQDRMSALRPFARLAASYEAEKRRRGVIEFADQVAAAAAVVERAPAVAEEVRRRAAHVILDEYQDTSVGQTGLLSSLFRGHSIMAVGDPKQSIYGWRGASAGNMRRFPSDFGAPDGPVPPRLTLSVSWRNDVAVLDAANTIAAGIERPGGDGPVDEPLPELRPRSGAGPGEVRATFTQSLDEEAEAIAGWFADAFAGRASDDRPSGAILFRVRRLMPLFADALAARGVPCRIVGLGGLMWLPEIVDLTSLLRVASDPTAGSELIRLLVGSRFALGPADVAALHTLARRLAALDWRMRRYSASVRTAARASVASDDDEALGDALEYVAAASDDDPLLSGISATARTRLVEAAVLVDDVRSRIGAPLVELVEFAIARSRLDLEAAANPSRSRGRTDLDAFVDAVVGFQAAQPNAGLGALLDWLDLVADDDALARSTDEPEPGTVQLMTVHGAKGLEWDLVAVPRCVAGEFPASSREGTGWVRKGVLPYPLRADAADLPRFALDGYSTQKEVVEDLKRLKDEVAERQAGEERRLAYVAITRARSRLLLTGSYWVPSRKRPGAPSPYLDELRDRGLVGAAPERVADEPPSADGVERVQWPREPFRDGGAAVRALADAVERHRPAVATRAAHSAEDARTAAGGAVSSWRAELDLLLAERASARDPSGVDLPHRIAASHFKDLVTDPERTADERRRPMPQRPYRQTRLGTMFHTWVEHHFGGGGGGELLDGGLLDVDPDDRALLGLDAGTAADTAALAKLRAAFERTAWASRKPVEVERSIEVPLGGHTLVCKLDAVFERADGVFEVVDWKTGRAPDGEDAAWERQLQLALYTLAYSRYRGVDARRISAVLVYVAESGEVREFRFDRVSDEAELRELLARASERVSAHVRQG